A DNA window from Calliphora vicina chromosome 1, idCalVici1.1, whole genome shotgun sequence contains the following coding sequences:
- the LOC135963962 gene encoding myb-like protein D has protein sequence NNNNNNNNNNNNNNNNNNNNNNNNNNNNNNNNNNNNNNNNNNNNNNNNNNNNNNNNNNNNNNNNNNNNNNNNNNNNNNNNNNNNNNNNNNNNNNNNNNNNNNNNNNNNNNNNNNNNNNNNNNNNNNNNNNNNNNNNNNNNNNNNNNNNNNNNNNNNNNNNNNNNNNNNNNN, from the coding sequence aataataataataataataataataataataataataataataataataataataataataataataataataataataataataataataataataataataataataataataataataataataataataataataataataataataataataataataataataataataataataataataataataataataataataataataataataataataataataataataataataataataataataataataataataataataataataataataataataataataataataataataataataataataataataataataataataataataataataataataataataataataataataataataataataataataataataataataataataataataataataataataataataataataataataataataataataataataataataataataataataataataataataataataataataataataat